CGGTGGCAGGCTGAGGATTGGGAAGCCATGAAAGCTAAAGCGAAGCTATCCCTGGCCCTAGCCCTCTTCCTTGGGAGCCTGGTTCTTATGCAGGAGGTCCAGGTGGGGGTGCAGACCTCGGAGCACCCTGCCTTGGGGGCTTATCTGACCGATGGTCAGGGGCGGAGTTTGTATCTGTACACCCAGGATAGCCAGAACACCCCTACCTGCTACGACCAGTGCGCCCAGACTTGGCCACCCCTTTTGGTTAAGGAAAAAGCGGTGGCCGGCAAGGGGGTGGCCCCTAACCTGCTGGGCGTTGCCAAGCGCCGGGATGGAAGCCTTCAGGTGACCTATAACGGCTGGCCGCTTTACTACTTCGTCCGCGACCAGAAGCCGGGGGACGTCTTGGGCCAGGGGGTGGGCGGGGTCTGGTTCTT
Above is a window of Thermus oshimai DSM 12092 DNA encoding:
- a CDS encoding c-type cytochrome; amino-acid sequence: MKAKAKLSLALALFLGSLVLMQEVQVGVQTSEHPALGAYLTDGQGRSLYLYTQDSQNTPTCYDQCAQTWPPLLVKEKAVAGKGVAPNLLGVAKRRDGSLQVTYNGWPLYYFVRDQKPGDVLGQGVGGVWFLVSPKGEALKPSTDQQPAGAQTDALLAQLKAEGETLFTRVCASCHGAQGQGGVGPTLQNNTRLQDVSFLVEAVTKGLGYMPPVAANLTNREVAAVLTFVRTSFGNSYGLVDEEEVARLR